The following are encoded in a window of Chitinophagaceae bacterium genomic DNA:
- a CDS encoding TIGR01777 family protein, which produces MTTILITGGTGLVGRSLTKALVQKGYKVIILTRNAGGKEPGENLSYAAWDVKKQQLDINALQQADFIIHLAGAGVVDKKWTEKYKKEIAESRTESSRLVIDSLKNNTNAVKAVISASAIGWYGPDKDPVKPFIEPDAADESFLGQTCKLWEESIEPVITLGKRLVKLRIGIVLSNEGGALAEFKKPLRFGAAAILGNGKQMVSWVHIDDLCRLFIYAIENEGLQGTYNAVAPKPVSNKTLTITLAKAMNGRFYIPIHVPVFILKIMLGQRSTEVLKSATVSCKKIADTGFSFVHDNIEPALANLVKNNGQVFRSVLRK; this is translated from the coding sequence ATGACCACCATTTTAATTACAGGCGGCACGGGTTTGGTTGGAAGATCCCTCACAAAAGCACTGGTGCAGAAGGGCTATAAAGTGATTATCCTTACCCGGAATGCAGGCGGGAAGGAACCCGGCGAAAATTTAAGCTATGCGGCCTGGGATGTGAAAAAACAGCAACTGGATATAAATGCCCTGCAGCAGGCCGATTTTATCATTCACCTGGCTGGTGCCGGCGTTGTTGACAAAAAATGGACGGAAAAATACAAGAAGGAAATAGCCGAAAGCCGGACAGAGAGCAGCCGCCTGGTAATAGATTCCTTAAAGAATAATACCAATGCTGTCAAAGCAGTGATCAGCGCCAGCGCTATCGGCTGGTATGGCCCGGATAAGGATCCCGTAAAACCTTTTATTGAACCGGATGCCGCGGATGAAAGTTTCCTGGGGCAGACCTGTAAACTATGGGAGGAAAGCATTGAACCGGTCATTACTCTTGGAAAGAGGCTGGTAAAGCTACGGATCGGGATCGTACTCAGTAATGAGGGCGGCGCCCTGGCTGAATTTAAAAAACCGCTGCGTTTTGGCGCAGCTGCCATCCTGGGCAATGGAAAACAAATGGTAAGCTGGGTGCATATCGACGATCTCTGCCGCCTGTTCATCTATGCAATAGAAAATGAAGGGCTACAGGGAACTTACAATGCGGTGGCACCAAAACCTGTATCCAACAAGACACTTACGATCACTTTAGCCAAAGCAATGAACGGAAGATTCTATATACCCATTCATGTACCTGTATTTATTTTAAAGATCATGCTGGGACAACGAAGCACGGAAGTATTAAAAAGCGCCACGGTCAGCTGCAAAAAAATTGCAGACACAGGTTTTTCTTTTGTCCATGATAATATTGAACCCGCACTGGCAAACCTGGTGAAAAATAATGGTCAGGTTTTCAGGTCTGTTTTACGGAAATAA
- a CDS encoding sulfatase-like hydrolase/transferase produces MTAILAGIPTLTDIPFYHSQYVNMPVTAIGKAVEKNGYRSLFCIGDAYDNFGFAKCMNWLGIGRYYSEEAIPGYKELPSHSMGLQDENVLPFFYRKINETEKPFLGIHYNISTHYPYDLSPTYKEKFPDNYTPPMRSMQYYDHYLQRFFLMLPNNPGSGRPFLFSVPTTGCSLKALKELIMRSPATGYP; encoded by the coding sequence ATCACAGCCATCCTGGCAGGTATACCCACACTGACCGATATACCGTTCTATCATTCGCAATATGTGAACATGCCGGTAACAGCAATCGGGAAAGCCGTGGAAAAAAACGGCTACCGGTCCCTCTTCTGCATTGGCGATGCCTACGACAATTTCGGGTTTGCCAAATGCATGAACTGGCTGGGGATCGGCAGGTACTACAGTGAAGAAGCAATTCCGGGTTACAAAGAACTACCCTCCCATTCCATGGGCCTGCAGGATGAAAACGTACTGCCTTTCTTTTACCGGAAGATCAATGAGACAGAGAAACCTTTTCTTGGCATCCACTATAATATCTCCACACATTATCCGTATGACCTTTCTCCGACCTATAAAGAAAAGTTCCCGGACAATTACACCCCGCCCATGAGATCCATGCAGTATTACGATCATTACCTCCAGCGGTTTTTTCTGATGCTGCCAAACAACCCTGGTTCAGGGAGACCGTTTTTATTTTCTGTTCCGACCACTGGATGTTCCCTGAAGGCATTGAAGGAACTTATAATGCGGTCTCCGGCTACCGGGTACCCCTGA
- a CDS encoding WG repeat-containing protein: protein MKRKILAAILFLAFGMPATAQDADMSLIPYRKGDLWGYADADKKIIITPSYAEADFFSEGFAAVKKGGKYGYINKAGKLVIPYKYTVAKPFRVGYLAKGTKIVTADDIDDNQRSVLFAPASLRADGYEICINTKGEAMQGCPAIPENSASDLNKAPVTITETRYSTVKQNDIFDKIISDYKMLGREDNYYIAMKDTSYGVFNNKFEVIVPFEYDRITSTNIGGLAYLFVEKNKMKGILFGNGSSYVAVDNSNIVHEKGRNGMDYFIITKDGKTGVKNSNYMEVIPAEYKEISYDKNGGFIVTGEDNLKAVHFLNGQKVDAKYTEVKLMKGGQYAMLRSADGKRSVVSSTGINFFED, encoded by the coding sequence ATGAAAAGAAAGATTTTGGCAGCAATATTATTTCTTGCATTTGGTATGCCGGCAACGGCACAGGATGCAGATATGTCGCTGATACCCTACCGCAAAGGCGACCTGTGGGGATATGCGGATGCGGATAAAAAGATCATCATCACTCCTTCTTATGCGGAAGCAGACTTTTTTTCTGAGGGATTTGCCGCTGTAAAAAAGGGCGGGAAGTATGGGTATATCAATAAGGCGGGTAAGTTGGTGATACCATATAAATACACTGTAGCAAAGCCATTCCGGGTCGGGTATCTTGCGAAGGGAACAAAGATCGTAACAGCAGATGACATCGATGATAACCAGCGGTCTGTTTTGTTTGCTCCAGCTTCCCTGCGTGCCGATGGATACGAGATATGCATCAATACAAAGGGCGAAGCCATGCAGGGCTGCCCGGCCATTCCCGAGAACAGTGCATCCGATCTCAATAAGGCCCCGGTTACAATTACCGAAACGAGGTACAGTACCGTTAAGCAGAACGACATCTTCGACAAGATCATAAGTGATTATAAAATGCTGGGCCGGGAGGATAATTATTATATCGCCATGAAGGATACCAGCTATGGTGTGTTCAACAATAAGTTTGAGGTCATTGTTCCCTTTGAATATGATAGGATAACCAGTACCAATATCGGGGGGCTGGCCTACCTCTTTGTTGAGAAGAATAAAATGAAAGGGATCCTTTTTGGGAACGGGTCATCCTATGTGGCAGTGGACAACAGCAATATAGTTCATGAAAAAGGCAGGAACGGGATGGATTATTTCATCATCACCAAAGACGGTAAGACCGGTGTCAAGAATTCAAACTATATGGAAGTGATCCCTGCAGAATACAAGGAGATCTCTTACGATAAGAACGGCGGGTTCATTGTTACCGGGGAAGACAACCTGAAAGCTGTCCACTTTCTCAATGGCCAGAAGGTAGACGCAAAATATACCGAAGTGAAACTGATGAAAGGCGGCCAGTATGCCATGCTGCGGTCGGCCGATGGTAAACGATCTGTTGTAAGCAGTACCGGGATAAACTTCTTTGAAGATTAA
- a CDS encoding thioredoxin family protein: MMRSLRFVFLLSFITSGLLSYSQPDPSAPVFKWKVSSKKLADKKYELVFTAPAVADCSLYAPGQDLDGVRSSEINFSDSSLVAESISTTSPVQSVPSAIFTSGKVQLIKGAAEWKTVVVFKNTVPALLLGNLVFFYNRGDAFMSDPPFAFSVPLEGGVASGGEIKIASIDIKKPAADCGDDGTQNKSLAGIFLLGFLGGLIALITPCVFPMIPVTVTFFTKKSQDRKKGIANAVFYGLFIFLIYVAITIPFHIASQTISPEIFNNISTNVWLNLLFFAVFILFALSFFGLFEIGLPASLANKADSKSGLGNIFGIFFMAGTLAIVSFSCTGPILGTLLANVANEGPWPLTAGAAGFGLALGLPFALFAMFPNWLHSLPRSGGWMTEVKVVLGFIELALAVKFLANADNVEQWGILKREVFIGAWVLISAAIVLYLMGWLKIGHGSGASKRSVIRVFFILFFTATTIYLVPGLTNTKWANLRMLSGFPPPISYSLYKHHVLLTRGIEPIHNDYEGALAKARAENKPLLIDFTGWACVNCRRMEEKVWTNREVDSLMRNEFIVVSLYVDERTKLPAVEQTVFKTGSGSYKQIITVGDKWATFQTENFGATSQPQYAIISPDEKALTKTKFYTPDPGEFADWLICGINAMKK; this comes from the coding sequence ATGATGAGATCATTACGCTTTGTATTTCTTTTGTCGTTCATAACATCCGGGCTGTTATCCTATTCACAACCGGATCCATCCGCACCTGTTTTCAAATGGAAGGTCAGCAGCAAAAAATTAGCAGACAAAAAATACGAACTGGTATTCACGGCGCCGGCGGTTGCTGATTGCAGTTTATATGCCCCGGGGCAGGACCTTGACGGGGTAAGGTCTTCTGAAATAAATTTTTCCGATTCGTCACTTGTAGCTGAAAGCATTTCCACCACTTCCCCCGTACAGTCTGTACCTTCCGCCATTTTTACAAGCGGGAAAGTTCAGTTGATCAAGGGCGCTGCAGAATGGAAAACCGTTGTAGTATTTAAGAATACCGTGCCTGCCCTGTTGTTGGGCAATCTTGTATTTTTCTATAACCGGGGCGATGCGTTTATGTCAGACCCTCCTTTCGCTTTCAGCGTACCGCTGGAAGGGGGCGTGGCTTCAGGCGGGGAAATAAAAATAGCATCCATCGACATTAAAAAACCCGCAGCGGATTGTGGTGACGATGGCACGCAGAATAAAAGCCTGGCCGGGATATTCCTGCTTGGATTTTTAGGCGGCCTGATCGCATTGATCACTCCCTGCGTTTTCCCGATGATACCGGTTACCGTGACCTTTTTCACCAAAAAATCACAGGACAGGAAAAAAGGGATCGCCAATGCGGTTTTTTACGGGCTGTTCATTTTTCTCATTTATGTAGCCATCACCATCCCTTTTCATATTGCCAGTCAAACCATCAGTCCCGAAATATTTAATAATATTTCCACCAATGTCTGGCTCAACCTGCTGTTCTTTGCCGTATTCATTTTATTTGCCTTGTCTTTTTTTGGCCTCTTCGAGATCGGCCTGCCTGCTTCGCTGGCAAATAAAGCCGATTCAAAATCAGGGCTTGGGAATATTTTCGGTATTTTCTTCATGGCAGGCACATTGGCCATCGTTTCTTTCTCCTGCACAGGGCCCATACTGGGTACCTTGCTGGCAAATGTAGCCAACGAAGGACCCTGGCCGCTTACCGCGGGAGCCGCTGGTTTTGGTTTGGCCCTGGGGTTGCCGTTTGCTTTGTTTGCCATGTTCCCCAATTGGCTGCACTCGTTGCCCAGATCGGGAGGCTGGATGACGGAAGTAAAAGTGGTACTTGGATTTATTGAGCTGGCCCTGGCTGTAAAATTCCTGGCCAATGCAGATAATGTGGAACAATGGGGCATTCTTAAAAGAGAGGTCTTCATAGGCGCCTGGGTACTTATATCGGCAGCCATCGTTCTTTATTTAATGGGCTGGCTAAAGATCGGGCATGGCAGCGGGGCCTCCAAAAGATCGGTTATCCGGGTATTCTTTATTTTATTTTTTACAGCCACTACCATTTACCTGGTTCCGGGCCTTACCAATACCAAATGGGCCAATCTCCGGATGCTGAGCGGATTTCCCCCGCCCATTTCGTACAGTTTATACAAACATCATGTACTGTTGACCAGGGGAATTGAACCCATACACAACGATTACGAAGGGGCGTTGGCAAAGGCCCGGGCTGAAAACAAACCTTTATTGATCGATTTTACCGGGTGGGCCTGTGTGAATTGCAGGCGCATGGAAGAAAAAGTGTGGACCAACAGGGAGGTGGACAGCCTGATGCGTAATGAATTTATCGTGGTTTCCCTATACGTGGATGAACGCACAAAATTGCCGGCTGTTGAACAAACCGTTTTCAAAACAGGTTCCGGCAGTTACAAGCAGATCATTACGGTAGGCGATAAATGGGCAACTTTTCAAACAGAGAATTTCGGCGCCACATCACAACCCCAGTATGCCATCATCAGCCCGGATGAAAAGGCACTCACCAAAACAAAATTCTATACACCCGACCCCGGTGAATTTGCCGACTGGCTTATATGTGGTATAAATGCCATGAAGAAATAA
- a CDS encoding sigma-70 family RNA polymerase sigma factor, protein MKCLNNLTDQQLIHLYMEGDANALATIIMRYKDKIYTSIYLLVKDKYLSEDIFQDVFIRIIDTLKGGRYTDEGKFLPWAMRIAHNMCVDHFRKVKRTPTIKTSDDRDIFEVLNFSEAGADQKMMNGQSHDRVRKMVDLLPEDQREVIILRHYADLSFKEIAELTQCSINTALGRMRYGLINLRKMMTEKQIAL, encoded by the coding sequence ATGAAATGCCTTAACAACCTTACCGATCAGCAGCTTATCCATTTGTACATGGAAGGAGATGCCAATGCCCTTGCCACCATCATCATGCGTTACAAGGACAAAATTTACACCTCCATTTACTTACTGGTAAAGGACAAGTACCTTTCCGAAGACATTTTCCAGGACGTTTTCATCCGCATCATTGATACCTTAAAAGGCGGCCGTTATACGGATGAAGGAAAATTCCTTCCCTGGGCCATGCGCATTGCACACAATATGTGTGTTGACCATTTCCGCAAAGTGAAACGCACCCCAACCATCAAAACAAGCGATGACCGTGACATTTTTGAGGTACTGAATTTCTCTGAAGCCGGCGCCGATCAGAAAATGATGAACGGACAAAGCCACGACCGGGTAAGGAAAATGGTTGATCTGCTTCCGGAAGACCAACGGGAAGTGATCATCTTACGCCATTACGCCGACCTCAGTTTCAAAGAGATCGCTGAACTTACCCAATGCAGTATTAACACTGCCCTGGGCCGTATGCGTTATGGTTTGATAAACCTGCGCAAAATGATGACTGAAAAACAGATCGCTTTATAA
- a CDS encoding ABC transporter ATP-binding protein: protein MAVLSIENLTKNYGPVKALNNVSFAVPPKTVFGILGPNGSGKTTLLGIVMDILKVSSGSYKWAGDDIPNELRRKIGTLLETPNFYHYLSGETNLRIAAKIKGRGEEDIPKVLQMVNLYERRRSKFNTYSLGMKQRLAIASTLLGNPDILVFDEPTNGLDPAGIAEIRELIKELNRQGKTIIMASHILDEVEKVCTHVAIIQKGVLKTVGSVSEVLNTSGANSSAAILIELSAANNDQLKNVLQQMPGLESITGTENGIEVVCPENITAEQVNKFCFDNGVVLGKLNVKRKSLETRFLEITGKQSDR from the coding sequence ATGGCAGTACTCAGTATTGAAAATCTCACAAAGAACTACGGGCCGGTAAAAGCGCTGAACAATGTAAGTTTTGCTGTTCCTCCTAAAACCGTTTTTGGCATACTGGGCCCCAATGGAAGCGGTAAAACAACATTGCTCGGTATTGTGATGGACATTCTGAAGGTGAGCAGCGGAAGTTACAAATGGGCCGGTGATGATATACCCAATGAACTGCGCAGGAAGATAGGAACGCTTCTGGAAACGCCTAATTTTTACCACTACCTGAGCGGGGAGACCAATCTCAGGATTGCAGCAAAAATAAAAGGAAGGGGGGAAGAGGATATCCCGAAAGTGTTGCAGATGGTTAACCTGTATGAACGCAGGAGATCAAAATTCAACACATACTCCTTAGGGATGAAGCAACGGCTGGCCATTGCTTCTACATTATTGGGCAACCCCGACATCCTCGTTTTTGATGAACCTACCAACGGGCTTGACCCCGCCGGTATTGCCGAAATAAGAGAACTGATAAAAGAATTGAACCGCCAGGGCAAGACCATCATCATGGCAAGCCATATACTGGATGAAGTGGAAAAGGTATGCACCCATGTTGCCATCATCCAGAAAGGCGTTTTAAAAACCGTGGGTTCGGTTAGTGAAGTATTGAACACCTCCGGTGCCAATAGTAGTGCAGCCATTTTAATTGAATTAAGCGCTGCCAACAATGATCAGCTGAAAAATGTGCTGCAACAGATGCCGGGGCTTGAGAGTATTACCGGCACAGAAAATGGCATTGAAGTGGTTTGTCCCGAAAACATCACGGCGGAGCAGGTGAATAAATTCTGCTTTGATAATGGGGTCGTACTTGGTAAACTGAATGTAAAAAGAAAATCGCTGGAGACCCGGTTCCTGGAAATAACCGGCAAACAAAGCGACCGTTAA
- the purQ gene encoding phosphoribosylformylglycinamidine synthase subunit PurQ produces the protein MKFGVVVFPGSNCDRDMMEALRNDLQQEVIELWHKDKDISSFTTEDCIVLPGGFSYGDYLRCGAIARFSPMMQSVIGFANNGGKVLGVCNGFQILCESGLLPGVLLRNSQQQFVCKNIYMKEASSEGDANRPSAPLRIPVAHGEGRYFANDATLEGLEMHRQVIYRYCDEKGNISASANPNGAIHNIAGICNKERNVFGMMPHPERACSRILGNEDGLNVFNHLFGIN, from the coding sequence ATGAAATTTGGCGTAGTGGTCTTCCCCGGCAGTAACTGCGACCGGGATATGATGGAAGCTCTCCGGAATGACCTGCAGCAGGAAGTGATCGAACTCTGGCACAAGGATAAGGACATCAGCAGTTTCACAACAGAAGATTGTATCGTGCTGCCCGGCGGATTCAGTTATGGCGATTACCTCCGCTGTGGCGCCATTGCCCGGTTCAGCCCCATGATGCAAAGTGTTATCGGGTTTGCCAACAACGGGGGAAAGGTACTGGGTGTTTGCAATGGATTCCAGATCCTTTGCGAAAGCGGCTTATTACCCGGGGTGCTTTTACGCAACAGCCAGCAACAGTTTGTGTGTAAGAATATTTACATGAAAGAGGCTTCCTCGGAGGGCGATGCTAACCGTCCTTCGGCTCCGCTCAGGATACCGGTGGCCCATGGCGAGGGAAGATATTTTGCCAATGATGCCACCCTGGAAGGACTGGAGATGCATCGCCAGGTCATTTACCGGTATTGTGATGAGAAAGGGAATATCAGTGCTTCCGCAAACCCGAATGGGGCCATTCATAATATTGCGGGTATCTGCAATAAGGAAAGAAATGTTTTTGGTATGATGCCGCACCCGGAAAGGGCCTGCAGCAGGATATTGGGCAATGAAGACGGCCTGAACGTATTCAACCACTTATTTGGAATAAATTAA
- a CDS encoding ABC transporter permease, producing MLQLFKIEWLKIRSYRTFWILFAGFLVFFPVAFYLSAYKYMERVTNTKSMEENLLKMLLDSPFVFPKAWLASAWMGGLFFVLIGMLFILLITNEVQYRTHRQNIIDGWSRLDFLKAKFSLLIFFVAVSTLLIFIMGLVVGVVFSPSTAKMFDGVKYVGYFALMATLYLMLAFLIAILIKRTGLSIIIYFAIVCIVDNVLWLVFTLKESQVGYYMPLEAVDSLVPNPFKPKMLERRTVADYTLVIAAAAYIVAYAYIIVRYFRKTDLKT from the coding sequence ATGCTTCAGCTTTTTAAAATAGAATGGCTTAAGATCAGGAGCTACCGCACTTTCTGGATCCTGTTCGCGGGCTTTCTCGTCTTCTTCCCGGTTGCTTTTTATTTGTCAGCCTATAAATACATGGAACGGGTGACAAATACCAAATCCATGGAAGAGAATTTACTGAAGATGCTGCTGGATTCCCCGTTCGTATTCCCAAAAGCATGGCTGGCATCCGCCTGGATGGGAGGCCTGTTCTTTGTACTGATCGGTATGTTGTTCATATTGCTCATCACCAACGAAGTGCAGTACCGCACCCACCGCCAGAATATCATTGACGGCTGGAGCCGCCTGGATTTTCTGAAAGCAAAATTCTCACTGCTTATCTTTTTTGTGGCCGTGAGCACCCTGCTGATCTTTATCATGGGCCTGGTTGTGGGTGTTGTTTTCTCTCCCTCCACCGCAAAAATGTTCGACGGGGTAAAGTATGTAGGGTATTTTGCCTTGATGGCTACGCTTTACCTGATGCTGGCTTTTTTGATTGCCATACTGATAAAGCGAACCGGCCTGTCCATCATCATTTATTTCGCCATTGTATGCATCGTTGATAATGTTCTCTGGCTGGTATTTACCTTAAAGGAAAGCCAGGTGGGTTATTACATGCCATTGGAGGCAGTGGATTCACTGGTGCCAAATCCGTTCAAGCCCAAGATGCTGGAAAGAAGGACAGTAGCCGATTATACATTGGTGATCGCAGCGGCAGCCTATATCGTTGCGTATGCATACATCATCGTTCGTTATTTCCGTAAAACAGACCTGAAAACCTGA
- a CDS encoding 3-hydroxyacyl-CoA dehydrogenase/enoyl-CoA hydratase family protein codes for MSKRIIKKVAVLGSGVMGSRIACHFAGVGLEVLLLDIAAPSNSPEGGEPSQRNKIVNDALAAAIKSNPSPVYTKDVTKRIRTGNFTDNMKEIAGYDWVIEVVVERLDIKQSVFTEVEKYRKPGTLITSNTSGIPIHMMTEGRSDDFKKHFCGTHFFNPPRYLRLLEIIPTPHTDPEVVDFLMHYGDLTLGKTTVLCKDTPAFIANRVGVFGMMAIMNAMEKLQLTVDEIDSLTGPIVGRPKSATFRTADVVGIDTLVKVAKGVADNCPNDEAKEVFTIPAWLNKMVENNWLGDKTGQGFFKKTKGAGGEKEILTLNLQTLEYGARQKPKFATIETSHRIPEISDELYRVDDGMMAGFGWEIGAFESWDVLGLAKTVEAMKAAGHKVAPWVDEMIAGGATSFYKVENGKRLCYDVSSRSYKIMPGADAFIVMRNFENETIWKNSACRTYHLGDDVLGLEWYTKMGSIGGEVLEGIQRSIALAEDKYKGLVIANEGANFSAGANVGMIFMMAIEQDYDEIDMAIRQFQNTMMRVRYSGIPVVLAPHGLALGGGCEMSLHADKVIPAAETYTGLVEVGIGVIPGGGGTKEFVLRAADEVHSGEPDTIPLQNRFLTIATAKVATSAYEAYELGIYRKGTDVVSINQGRRIAEAKQAVIEMFDDGYVMPVQRSDIKVLGRSMLGAMHAGINGMWRGNYATDHDVTVAKKLAYVMCGGDLSEPTLVSEQYLLDLEREAFLSLTGEKKTLERIQSILKSGKPLRNYLPPPPPPGGRPGRRAGGGGAPPPPPQEPAPPPPPPPAAPPPVWGPAHGHPV; via the coding sequence ATGTCGAAAAGAATCATAAAAAAGGTAGCCGTTTTAGGTAGTGGGGTAATGGGCAGCCGTATTGCCTGTCATTTTGCGGGGGTAGGACTTGAAGTGTTGTTATTGGATATTGCGGCCCCCTCTAACTCCCCCGAAGGGGGAGAACCATCGCAGCGGAACAAAATAGTGAATGATGCATTGGCTGCTGCCATCAAATCAAATCCGTCACCCGTATATACAAAGGATGTAACGAAAAGGATCCGGACCGGGAATTTCACCGATAACATGAAAGAGATTGCCGGTTACGACTGGGTGATCGAAGTGGTGGTGGAAAGGCTGGATATCAAACAATCTGTATTTACCGAAGTGGAGAAATACCGTAAGCCTGGAACATTAATTACTTCCAATACATCAGGCATTCCCATTCACATGATGACAGAGGGAAGGAGCGATGATTTCAAAAAACATTTCTGCGGTACCCACTTTTTTAACCCGCCAAGGTATTTGCGGTTGCTGGAGATCATTCCAACGCCGCATACCGATCCGGAAGTGGTGGATTTCCTGATGCATTACGGAGACCTTACACTGGGTAAAACAACCGTTCTGTGCAAGGATACACCGGCCTTTATCGCCAACCGGGTTGGTGTGTTTGGCATGATGGCGATCATGAATGCCATGGAAAAATTGCAGTTGACCGTTGATGAGATCGATTCACTTACCGGCCCCATCGTTGGCCGTCCAAAGTCTGCCACATTCCGTACGGCCGATGTGGTGGGCATTGATACCCTGGTGAAAGTGGCAAAAGGTGTTGCAGACAATTGTCCCAATGATGAAGCCAAAGAAGTGTTTACTATTCCGGCCTGGCTGAATAAAATGGTGGAGAACAACTGGCTGGGTGATAAAACGGGGCAGGGTTTTTTTAAGAAAACAAAAGGAGCGGGAGGTGAAAAGGAAATTCTCACTTTGAATTTGCAAACCCTGGAATATGGTGCAAGACAAAAACCAAAGTTTGCCACAATAGAAACGTCTCACCGGATCCCTGAGATCAGTGATGAATTATACCGTGTGGATGACGGCATGATGGCGGGCTTTGGCTGGGAGATCGGTGCTTTTGAGAGCTGGGATGTATTGGGCCTGGCAAAAACCGTGGAAGCCATGAAGGCAGCAGGTCATAAAGTTGCCCCATGGGTTGATGAGATGATCGCAGGTGGTGCCACTTCCTTTTATAAAGTGGAGAATGGCAAACGGCTTTGCTATGATGTCAGCAGCAGATCGTATAAAATAATGCCGGGGGCCGATGCTTTCATTGTAATGCGGAATTTTGAGAATGAGACCATCTGGAAGAATTCGGCTTGCCGTACGTATCATTTGGGAGATGATGTACTGGGGCTTGAATGGTATACCAAGATGGGAAGTATCGGTGGCGAAGTGCTGGAAGGGATACAAAGGTCCATTGCATTGGCCGAAGATAAATACAAGGGCCTGGTGATCGCCAACGAAGGAGCCAACTTCAGCGCCGGCGCCAATGTAGGTATGATATTTATGATGGCGATCGAGCAGGACTATGACGAGATCGATATGGCCATCCGGCAGTTCCAGAATACGATGATGCGGGTGAGGTATTCGGGCATACCGGTTGTGCTGGCGCCGCATGGCCTGGCATTGGGTGGTGGTTGCGAAATGAGCCTGCATGCCGATAAGGTCATTCCGGCTGCGGAAACATATACAGGGCTGGTGGAAGTTGGCATCGGCGTTATCCCCGGGGGTGGCGGGACCAAAGAATTTGTTTTACGGGCCGCCGATGAAGTGCATAGTGGGGAACCGGATACGATACCATTGCAGAACAGGTTCTTGACCATTGCAACGGCAAAAGTTGCCACTTCTGCTTATGAAGCATATGAACTGGGTATTTACCGCAAGGGAACTGATGTAGTAAGCATCAATCAGGGCCGGAGAATTGCTGAAGCAAAACAGGCCGTGATCGAAATGTTTGACGATGGGTATGTGATGCCGGTGCAGCGGAGCGATATCAAAGTGCTGGGCCGCTCCATGCTGGGCGCCATGCATGCCGGCATCAACGGCATGTGGCGGGGCAATTATGCAACCGACCATGATGTGACCGTTGCCAAAAAACTGGCTTATGTGATGTGTGGTGGCGACCTGAGTGAACCAACATTAGTATCTGAACAGTATTTACTTGACCTGGAAAGAGAAGCTTTTTTAAGTCTGACCGGTGAGAAAAAGACACTCGAAAGAATTCAGTCCATTTTGAAGAGCGGAAAACCGTTGAGGAATTACCTTCCTCCCCCCCCCCCTCCCGGCGGCCGCCCCGGCCGCCGGGCGGGGGGGGGGGGGGCCCCCCCCCCCCCCCCCCAGGAGCCCGCCCCCCCCCCCCCCCCCCCCCCCGCCGCCCCCCCCCCGGTTTGGGGCCCCGCCCATGGTCACCCGGTCTGA
- a CDS encoding peptidase M10 — protein sequence MGEAELQPNRNLLIIHAELIFYGDAANEELSSQVARDVEDHWNEPRGKIQISQNWFFKRDYHVRFNIKGRHDRSLTPDMVFENSNPRNNYFRIEEFAIGNISFVDGINSNTGYFKLENLLNNSTTAAHEFGHTLGLDHPQDLDIRGKGTPGIMYPRGTLVDPQFQYYPDVAPGEKGGTLNPFTRRVLQTDIDDLNLHKLDFNKNGLAVLGDFTSIWHEKHLPDPA from the coding sequence ATGGGCGAAGCCGAACTGCAACCAAACCGGAACCTGTTGATCATTCACGCTGAACTGATCTTTTACGGCGATGCTGCCAATGAAGAATTAAGTTCCCAGGTCGCCAGGGATGTAGAGGACCACTGGAATGAACCCCGGGGAAAAATACAAATAAGCCAAAACTGGTTTTTTAAAAGAGACTACCACGTACGCTTCAATATTAAGGGGAGGCACGACAGGTCACTTACTCCCGATATGGTATTTGAAAACAGCAATCCCCGAAATAACTATTTCCGCATTGAAGAGTTTGCTATCGGCAATATCTCATTTGTGGATGGCATCAATTCAAACACCGGTTATTTTAAACTGGAGAACCTGCTCAACAACTCAACCACCGCTGCACATGAATTTGGCCATACCCTTGGATTGGATCATCCCCAGGATCTTGATATCAGGGGAAAAGGAACACCGGGCATCATGTACCCGAGGGGCACCCTGGTGGATCCTCAATTTCAATATTATCCCGATGTTGCCCCGGGGGAGAAGGGAGGAACCCTGAATCCTTTTACAAGAAGGGTCTTGCAAACAGATATTGATGACCTTAACCTGCATAAACTTGATTTCAATAAAAATGGCCTTGCCGTGCTCGGTGATTTTACATCCATCTGGCATGAAAAACACTTGCCGGATCCTGCCTGA